The window TCTATAAAAATTAGTatatgaatttgaaaaaaaatgtggatCGTTGGTTAAGCCAACTCAATGAGAATTTCAATCAAAAGTAAGCATATGAAATGCCCGCAAACCTTTTATATGGAGTAATTCGAGCAAACAGAAAATTTCACTAAATTGGCATCACGACGAATGCTGCACATTTTGTCAAATTTATATTCTAATTTTGATGGACTTCTAGTTCAAAAACCAAAGCTACAATTGGGCCATTCAGGGATCGATGCTCCAATCTATTGAGTTTGACACATATATGATTCATACGGAATTCAGTGAATATGTAAGAGCAATCATGAATATTTAGAGACATAGTGAGATAAAAAGAGACCAACGAACTATATCATCCGCTGATATTAGTggacaaacaaaataaaaccctagaaatAAACGGGAGGGAAAGAATGAGGATGATAAGAAACTAGCCCTAGATTATATTTTCCTGTGCCATGAGCGTCCTAGAGAGTGGAAGGGTACACCAACAACCAGACGAAGTGAAGAGATGTCTGACTCTGAATCAGTGAGAAAACAGAACAATTTTGGTCCATTTTTTCTAACTTGACCTCAATCCCTTgagactttttttatttttaattttgaaaaaactcAATCCCTTGAGACTTTGAAATTGCTGAGGACTTGAAAATTCCTCACCCAAATAATCAGAAGTATAATTTGGGACTTTGAAAAATTCATAAAAGTATCATCGATTCCGCACCCGCTTTCCGTGAAAGCATAAATGAAAATCATCATTAGCCTTAAGCGGAAATTCACAAAGCCCTAATCATCATTTGtcactttttttaaaaaaaaaatattaacgaTATAATTACACTATGGTTGGGGGATTTGGGTCTCttttttccattaaaaaaattggttgaGGGATTTAGTATTTGTCATATGATGAATCAACTATAATAATGTGGTATCAAATTTGTTATTAACAGAAATCAAAGTTAAGACCTTCCATTTATAAGTGGAAAATAATACAACTACTAAGTGACATCATTATTTTTCACTTCTCCAAATTGTTGAGTCATAAACGGAAATTTGTTCAGAGCTACATATAGGGAAATTTGTTGGGTTTGTGATCGTAACATcatcatgtcggttataaagtatacatgttataatataaataaacgGCATGCTAGTACTAGCctaaccttttctttttttgggtgtGAGTTCGGTAGGCCTATAGTGACTTATGAACAAGGTGTTTCTACAAATAGCCCAAAAGGCTATAAACCTGAATATTTCAACAAGAAAGGGAGATACAGAAAACACAAAATCACAGAGATCTTCAACACCCTTAATATACAAGATTTAATTAGGCCATTAAAGAGAGGAAAAGAAGCAAAGAAAACTTGATGGAAACCCCTAAACTACGTAGAGTTTCGTATCATCGCATGTATGGGAATTCCTCCACTTAATAACTGCCTCATCTTCAGATTCCAACTTCCACTGTAGAATCAAGTGGTGTCTTTTCATGCTGACCGCTACTAACTGAAAACAGGCAAACTTCCATTATAAATATTCTAAAGCTAAATTGCTATTCAGACTCGCTCTTTGAGCGGCTCATACTCAACTTGGTTATGTGTTGCGTAGAGTTGCTCAAAGAGAGTTTGAATAGCAATCCAATCTATCAAGCTATCCATGAAAACTTaacacagaaaaaaaattatgagaacATAAGTAAGCTTCACGTACGTTGTAGAGTGGAAGGCTGTGAGCTCTTCAATACCCGAAGCCTCTTTGCCGTGGATGCAAACATGCTGCAATTGTTAATAGGAAGAAATGAGAACCATGTCACAAAACAAATCTCCAGAAACAGctacaattttgaattttacaagatatacaataatatgtgggtggtgctatccacacaccgcTCACAAGgaatgtgtgaaaagtaaaaaaggaTGTATGGATAGCACTACCCTAATATGTATGTTTCTAATTAATTGCTTTATGTTTTGCTAATTACTGAATGATTGTTCGTTTAAATTATAGATGTTTAATATGAGAGTTTAGTCATTAATAAACTAAATAATACTTGAGTTCTCACTAATCAGTACCAATAATTTAGTAAAGTTAGTATTGTAATGCTTACTTCCATGGGACATCACCAACAAGCATCCTGTCCCCTTCATTATCCTCATAGAGTAGAGTATATTCCCCATTGCCATGTAATGATTCAGCTTTTGATTTGGTCTCTCCCTTCTTGTCTTCTTTCTCCACGCCACAACAAACTCTTTGAGCTACATAttgacatataaaaaaaataatagcaaGTTAATAAATCACAGTTgtgaaaccaaaaaaatatctAGTAAATAATATAAACGAATTAGTACTAGGAGCTGAGTTTCTACACAcacaaagtaaaataaataaataaaataacctGCAAGAAGACCTTGAAAGAGTTCATATATGGCAAAAGAGAGTTTCTCATAACTATCATAGGCTTTGAGGTTAATTTTTCTTCCGATGGGAACTCCTTCCATGTTGATCTTTACAAACATGTGGTGCTTGGAATAAGTAGAACTATCAGATTTTCCATTTCCCTCCTTCGAAGTTTCATTTGGTGACTCCGAATCAGCTGCCGGGTTTGCGAagcttgatgatgatgatctgaTTGCAAGATTTTTCCTGGATGAACGGATCGGAGGCCACCCGACAACTGGAGCATTTACAATTCTGCTTTTACTGGGgtagcaaagaaaataataaaattagtatgGTATTTACTGAAGTATCTCTAGACTCTATATTTAATCATTCAACTCCACAAGAAGAGCTAATTTCATGTCAACTACTCAACAACTTTGTATGCTACTACATGATAAATTTTACACTAATGAGCTGATCACATGCTTAAGATAAATTCCTATTGCATGACCATTTGATCTAGAGCACTTAGTCTCTATTTTGTTGATGGAAGCTCTGAGTTCAAATCTCATAGACGACAATTGTTTGATATGAAACGAAAAGATTGATCCCTTATCTAAACCATCTTTAGTTGAAGCAAATAAAGCAAGAAAACATATAGAGTTGTACCTTTTCTGATCAGAGTCAGGAGCTGCAGCTGAATTCGTAAGTTCAGAAGCACTAGCTGCAGGATCTGATGATGAACTGTTTGCCAACcactttctctcttcttttttctcctcATGACAGACTCTTTTGGCTTCATGAGgaatattgttgttgttgttgttgttgttgcagcAACCAAGGGAGAGAAGTGACTGACGATCTTCTCCTCCAGGAGGACCCAGCCTCAGCTCCAGCTTTTTGTCTTCAGCTGCAACATACCCTCTCTTATTTGCTCTCACAACCACTTCTTCATTATTCTCACAAATCATATTATACAACTTATCCATTTCTATATAGACCACGTTAACCTcttcaaatctcaaaattttgaaaattgaaaactgaaaactggAACGAACGCTAGACTTTTCAAATTACAaagtaaaagaacaaaaacttcAAGAAATTAAAATCTGGGGTTTGTGCGAAACATGGAAATCTACTAAGGGAACCCAAAAACTGTTAAGTAGCTAGCCTTGAGAACCCTAAGGAGATGAGTAGTACAACACAGTGGTTGTAGATATGGAGATATATAGCAAATTCTTCCAATAACTTGCTTTTTGGAGACTCAGGTTGGACTAGTAACAGAGCACatgcaagaaaaggaaaatgtttGGGAAGATTCCTTGTCTGGTATTTTAGactcaaaaatacaaaatatagtGTTAAAAACAAGTAACAACCGTGTAGGTGGAATAAGTGGCCGGTCACATATAGATGACACTGTGACAAATGACCGAGACAGCATTCAGCTCAACATACTCAATGTGCCTATATGTGCGGTGTGGGTGAGAGCGAGATAAGATAGCGAGAGAGACGAGTCTGGTTATTGAGAATTTTTCATGTTATGACATGAGTGCAATATGGTTGATGTCTCACTTCTATGATATATTGATAAATTAAAATACACATGCGTTATatttaatcaaaataataacaatatatGACGGTGTTCTgagtacataaaaaaaaatttgttgctTATTATTCTCTTCCTTGAAAATGGAAAAAGGAGGAGAAAACAAAACGCATGCCTACAATTTCATCTGGGAGCCAGCCAACTTGCCAAGGCGTTGTCCTTTCTGTTACCCTTTTTCTCATAGTGCATACCACATAAGCCTGGCTGATAGACGAAACGACATCAATCAGGTGAGGATGCACAACCGTTCGTTTGTTAACTTTAATCAACTTCACAACTTAATTAgatgaatatacatttaatgaGGGAGGTTTTAAGATTGTCAAGGCTCACACTTGGGAGAAATATAATTATGTGTCTGACTAGTTCGCGTAAAGAAAAAGATAGATACATGATTGTATAGGGTTGATGATTTAGGCGgagtatttaattaattaaaattaaattcttaattaaatttaagttgtgcCTATCAGATATAAAGATGTGGGGTCATTACTACATTGAAGCACAAGTGATAATGACTTGGATTAGAATTGAAGGAACAGTCAGATATATGCCGCAGTAGCCATAGCACTATTTTGTATATTCATGGAAACGACTTCCCAGTCACCAAAAAGTAGTGGTCCTTCAACTCCACTAGCTAAGCCACGCAAACATGTGCTTGTAGAAATACTTGCATGCTAATTATAGTTACACTTAGATCTTAACAACCTGGTTAAGCTGGTTTAAGACTCACATAATTGCATTTTGCACTACTTATGTGGAGATTTATGTCTTTTATGCAAAAAAATTTTAGCTATTTTTTTGCATATGTTTCTCATATACGTGACATGATAGATAAATATCAAAAGATATACAATTAATTACCTATCTCATTTTCTCTTTTGCGCATGGCCTTGTATTTGATGGGTTGGGTTGGTGGGGAAAGCCTACCTTCGATTACACCATTTTTTGAACTGTGCCtttcattaaattttgaatttgtttgttcTTGGAAGAAAGCAACTTATGATCAAATGTTCAATGAATGTTGCACATAGGGCAAAGTCGTGATGACCATCATTTGCAAGTTCACCCCTTTGTGATTGCCATAACAAGAGGTGGCTAGTGGTGGACCCCTACATCCCACTTATAAAGATTATCATCACTGCCCTCAACCCGTCAATCAATCTTGACAAATCCCAACTTCACTTTAGGCTCTTTTTGCTTTCTGCTCTCTTCACATTCTTCACCCTACTTGATTGTTGTTATCATTGCAAGTTTTTTGCGCTCTAACAAACTAGGagtatcatttatttattttttttctttcttttttttttatttgaacggtcatgattaagttacgtcaacatcttatattaattttttatagcaagagaaatataaaataagaaaatgtgaGAAGAGGTAAGAGAATCCTATTCCAACAAGCCATCCAATACACCAAACCAATGCTCTTGATAAATGATGCCCTCATATATATGTTCAAGCAAAGAATCTTCTTTGTGCAGGACTTTCCGTTCTTTTTTTTAGAAGGATGAGCGAGTCAATAAAATTTCACTTATGTTCAATTTCATTTAACTTTCATCTTTTGTGTTAATAAGGCTGATGTTTTAAAGGAAAGTTAGATATTAAGTTTGTCATGTTTACGATGAAGAAGTTAAAACATAAATGATTAACCAATTTGAAGACTAAGACTAAAATGTATTAA of the Pyrus communis chromosome 1, drPyrComm1.1, whole genome shotgun sequence genome contains:
- the LOC137736918 gene encoding auxin-responsive protein IAA28-like isoform X2; translated protein: MDKLYNMICENNEEVVVRANKRGYVAAEDKKLELRLGPPGGEDRQSLLSLGCCNNNNNNNNIPHEAKRVCHEEKKEERKWLANSSSSDPAASASELTNSAAAPDSDQKRIVNAPVVGWPPIRSSRKNLAIRSSSSSFANPAADSESPNETSKEGNGKSDSSTYSKHHMFVKINMEGVPIGRKINLKAYDSYEKLSFAIYELFQGLLAAQRVCCGVEKEDKKGETKSKAESLHGNGEYTLLYEDNEGDRMLVGDVPWNMFASTAKRLRVLKSSQPSTLQLSSGQHEKTPLDSTVEVGI
- the LOC137736918 gene encoding auxin-responsive protein IAA28-like isoform X3; protein product: MDKLYNMICENNEEVVVRANKRGYVAAEDKKLELRLGPPGGEDRQSLLSLGCCNNNNNNNNIPHEAKRVCHEEKKEERKWLANSSSSDPAASASELTNSAAAPDSDQKSKSRIVNAPVVGWPPIRSSRKNLAIRSSSSSFANPAADSESPNETSKEGNGKSDSSTYSKHHMFVKINMEGVPIGRKINLKAYDSYEKLSFAIYELFQAQRVCCGVEKEDKKGETKSKAESLHGNGEYTLLYEDNEGDRMLVGDVPWNMFASTAKRLRVLKSSQPSTLQLSSGQHEKTPLDSTVEVGI
- the LOC137736918 gene encoding auxin-responsive protein IAA2-like isoform X1, which produces MDKLYNMICENNEEVVVRANKRGYVAAEDKKLELRLGPPGGEDRQSLLSLGCCNNNNNNNNIPHEAKRVCHEEKKEERKWLANSSSSDPAASASELTNSAAAPDSDQKSKSRIVNAPVVGWPPIRSSRKNLAIRSSSSSFANPAADSESPNETSKEGNGKSDSSTYSKHHMFVKINMEGVPIGRKINLKAYDSYEKLSFAIYELFQGLLAAQRVCCGVEKEDKKGETKSKAESLHGNGEYTLLYEDNEGDRMLVGDVPWNMFASTAKRLRVLKSSQPSTLQLSSGQHEKTPLDSTVEVGI